The window CGGGAAGACCATGTTCGTGACCGTCGGCGAACGCTCGGACAAGGAGTTCCGCGTCAAGTCGCAGGCGCTCGACGAGACGCTCGGGAAGGTCGTGCGGCTCACGCTCGACGGAAAGCCTGCAGCGGGCAACCCGTTCGAGGGCCGCTCCGACGCCAAGCCCGAGATCTGGTCCTACGGCCACCGCAACCCGCAGGGCGCGGCGATCAATCCGGCGGACGGCGCGCTCTGGGTGACCGAGCATGGGCCCATGGGCGGCGACGAGCTGAACAAGCCGGAGGCCGGCAAGAACTACGGTTGGCCGGTCATCACCTACGGCAAGGAGTACTCCGGCGCCGCCCTCGGCGAGGGAACGGAGAAGGCCGGGATGGAGCAGCCGGTCTACAAGTGGGTCCCATCGATCGGGACCTCAGGCCTCGCCTTCTACGGCGGCGACGCGCTCCCCGGCTGGAAGGGCAGCGTCTTCGTCGGCGGCCTCGCCGTGCCCATGCTGGCGCGGCTGGAGATGAGCGACGGCAAAGTGGTGAAGGAGGAGCGGCTGCTCGAGGACATGGGCGAGCGCATCCGCGACGTCCGCCAGGGCCCGGATGGCCTGCTCTATCTGCTCACCGACAGCGCCGAGGGCCGGGTGCTCCGCTTGAAGGCGGCGGCGAACGGACGCTCCTGAGCCGTCAATGGGGGAGCGGCCGCCGGGGGGAGCCGGCGGCCGCGTCCAGCTTCGCGCGGTTAACTGCGGGTGGACGCAGGGTTAACGCGCGAAGCCTTCGCGGACGACTGGCGGGGCGGGCCCTGCCGCGCCGCCGCCCGCAAGGGGGAAACTCTTAGAAGGGCAGCAGCACGTCCATCACCTGCTGGCCGTAGCGCGGCTGCTGCACGTCGGTGATCTGGCCGCGGCCGCCGTAGGCGATGCGGGCCTGGGCGATCTTCTCGCTCTCGATCGTGTTGTCGCTGTCGATGTCCTCGGTCCGGACGATGCCGGCGACGATCAGCTCCCGGATCTCGAAGTTGACCCGGATCTCCTGCTTGCCCTCGATCACCAGCGAGCCGTTGGGCAGCACCTGGGTGACGACCGCCGCGACGTTGGTGACCAGCGTCTCCTTGCGGTCGACCGAGCCCTCGCCTTCGCTCGACGAGGTCGAGCCGGCCTTCACGGCGTTCGACGGGTCGACCCCGCCCGGCAGGATCTTCTTCAGATAACCCTCGTAGCCGAGCACATTGTCGAGGTTCGCGGCTTCCGTGTTGGTGCGGCTGCGCTTGGTGGTGTTCTCGAGCTTGGCGCTGTCGGTGATGTCGACCTTCACGGTCAGCAGGTCGCCGACCTGGCGGGCGCGCGGGTCCTTGAAGAAGCCGCGGGCGCCGGACCTCCACAGCGAGTTCGGCTGGTACGACACCGGCATCGGCTCGGGCATCGGCATCTGCACCGGCTTGTAGCCGGCCTGGGTGGTCGGATTCTCGATCGCCGAAAGGGCGGGCTGCTTGCCGATGCCGGCGAGGCGGTCGGCGGCGCCGCAGCCAGCGAGCAGGCTCGCGAGAACCACGGGGCCGGTCAGGCGGAAGGCGAAGGGAAGACGCATCGGACAGGTTCCTTTCAGCGTCGGGCGATGGCGGTCGGGGCCGCGGTCACCGTCACTTCGGACGGCCCCGTGACGACGCCGCTGACGATGCGCTTCGACTGGACGTTCTGGACGTCGATGAGATCGCCTTGCGCGCCGGACGCCAGCGCCTTGGCCTTGAGCGACAGCGACATGCCGGAGCCGCCGTAGACGAGCGTGACGAAGCCGCCGCGCTCCACATGCTGGGGACGCATGAGATCATTCGCGCGGAACGTCTGGCCCTCGCGCAACGCCCGCCGGGTGGCGAGGCCGCGCGCGCCTTCGAGATCCACCGCGTCGCCGTTGCCCGCCTTCGGGCGGCGCTCGACCATCAGGTCGGCGTCCCGGAGCACCTCGCCGCGGGCGAGCGGGCGCGCGGTCACCGCCACTTCGACGGTTTCGACGACGGCGCCGGTGACGCGCGTTCCGCGAGCGCCGCGTTCCGCGCCCAGAACGGCCTCGAAGCGGCCGGACCGGGAGTCGAGCGCGAACTGCGAGACCTCCACGGCGCCACGGTTCTGCGGCGAGAGATGCACGGTGCGGTCGTCGTCCAGCGTCACCCGCATGGCGGACGGCTGTGCGCCGA is drawn from Methylopila sp. 73B and contains these coding sequences:
- the flgH gene encoding flagellar basal body L-ring protein FlgH, producing MRLPFAFRLTGPVVLASLLAGCGAADRLAGIGKQPALSAIENPTTQAGYKPVQMPMPEPMPVSYQPNSLWRSGARGFFKDPRARQVGDLLTVKVDITDSAKLENTTKRSRTNTEAANLDNVLGYEGYLKKILPGGVDPSNAVKAGSTSSSEGEGSVDRKETLVTNVAAVVTQVLPNGSLVIEGKQEIRVNFEIRELIVAGIVRTEDIDSDNTIESEKIAQARIAYGGRGQITDVQQPRYGQQVMDVLLPF
- a CDS encoding PQQ-dependent sugar dehydrogenase, translated to MRQASLARSLLLATAVVLAAAPAATAPAFAQAKKAETVKSEKQSFSVETVATGLENPWGLAFLPDGRMLVTEKAGRLRLILPDGKVSPAVTGLPKVDARGQGGLLDVAVSPDFANGRLVYFTFSEAGEGGVNGTALARGRLADNAPRLENVEVIWRQAPKYASTKHYGSRIVFAPDGKTMFVTVGERSDKEFRVKSQALDETLGKVVRLTLDGKPAAGNPFEGRSDAKPEIWSYGHRNPQGAAINPADGALWVTEHGPMGGDELNKPEAGKNYGWPVITYGKEYSGAALGEGTEKAGMEQPVYKWVPSIGTSGLAFYGGDALPGWKGSVFVGGLAVPMLARLEMSDGKVVKEERLLEDMGERIRDVRQGPDGLLYLLTDSAEGRVLRLKAAANGRS
- the flgA gene encoding flagellar basal body P-ring formation chaperone FlgA; this translates as MFRLAAFAAALLASSAAFAAPTLRAEALVSAEIVTLGDLADDAGAAAGVALFRAPDYGLTGAVPADAVIAAARRAGVEGVSAGLVSEIAVTRLGRSVSGDQVMEAIAARAAADVGAQPSAMRVTLDDDRTVHLSPQNRGAVEVSQFALDSRSGRFEAVLGAERGARGTRVTGAVVETVEVAVTARPLARGEVLRDADLMVERRPKAGNGDAVDLEGARGLATRRALREGQTFRANDLMRPQHVERGGFVTLVYGGSGMSLSLKAKALASGAQGDLIDVQNVQSKRIVSGVVTGPSEVTVTAAPTAIARR